GATGGTAGATCCGACGATTTACCTTAGGAGCACAGCATGACCAACAAAATCATCCTTGCACTCGAAGCAGAGCAGATGACCAAAGAGATCCCAGCCTTTGCCCCGGGCGACACCATTGTCGTTCAGGTGAAAGTGAAGGAAGGCGATCGTTCCCGTCTGCAAGCGTTCGAAGGCGTTGTAATCGCCAAGCGTAACCGCGGCGTGAACAGTGCGTTCACCGTTCGTAAAATCTCCAACGGTGTTGGCGTAGAACGTACTTTCCAGACCTACTCCCCGCAGATC
This genomic window from Pseudomonas kribbensis contains:
- the rplS gene encoding 50S ribosomal protein L19, with protein sequence MTNKIILALEAEQMTKEIPAFAPGDTIVVQVKVKEGDRSRLQAFEGVVIAKRNRGVNSAFTVRKISNGVGVERTFQTYSPQIDSMAVKRRGDVRKAKLYYLRDLSGKAARIKEKLA